Proteins from a single region of Chryseomicrobium sp. FSL W7-1435:
- a CDS encoding methyltransferase domain-containing protein — protein sequence MSIDINNFCEKYKLYQEDAIQKVQLQHRFQLAKAFEIKEGMRVLEIGCGQGDMTVVLADQVGASGHVTAIDVASGEYGAPLTLSQAHEKIKNTKLGERISFHLETDFLTFPVEEHYDCVVFAHSSWYFHSPEMLSSYFEKVRMISSKLLFAEWDVHYTKISQRGHFCAVTLLALHSALTENDGNIQHVFSRQEIIKLLEVAGFTIQKEDVVASSYLQDGQWEIDYASEVYREFSTDSTQFHTLATSLYHMMNESVKDSLDTFVVVAM from the coding sequence ATGAGTATAGACATAAACAATTTCTGTGAAAAATATAAGTTGTATCAAGAGGATGCTATTCAAAAGGTCCAATTGCAGCACCGCTTTCAATTAGCAAAAGCTTTCGAAATTAAAGAAGGTATGCGAGTTCTGGAAATCGGTTGTGGTCAAGGTGATATGACGGTTGTACTCGCTGATCAAGTAGGGGCAAGCGGACATGTGACAGCAATTGATGTGGCGAGCGGTGAATACGGTGCTCCACTGACGTTGAGTCAAGCACATGAAAAGATCAAAAATACGAAACTCGGGGAACGCATCAGTTTTCATCTCGAGACAGATTTTCTTACATTTCCAGTAGAAGAGCATTACGATTGCGTAGTATTTGCACATTCCAGTTGGTATTTTCATTCGCCCGAAATGCTGAGCAGCTACTTTGAAAAGGTTCGAATGATTAGTTCTAAACTTCTATTTGCAGAATGGGATGTTCACTATACAAAAATATCTCAACGTGGCCATTTCTGCGCAGTCACATTACTCGCTTTACATTCAGCACTTACAGAAAATGATGGAAACATCCAGCATGTCTTCAGTCGCCAAGAAATTATAAAGTTACTAGAAGTAGCAGGATTTACGATTCAAAAAGAAGATGTGGTTGCTTCTTCCTATCTACAAGATGGTCAATGGGAAATTGACTACGCGTCAGAAGTCTATCGGGAGTTCTCTACGGATTCGACCCAGTTCCACACGCTTGCAACATCGCTCTACCATATGATGAACGAGTCGGTAAAAGACTCCTTAGATACGTTTGTTGTTGTAGCGATGTAA
- a CDS encoding VOC family protein: protein MSKGVLHHIELYVSDLEQSTEFWGWLLEELGYELFQSWESGRSWKLGETYLVFVQTEERFLDVPYHRCRVGLNHLAFHGTSRQHIDEMTEKLKERGVSILYTDKHPYAGGENYYAVFFEDPDRLKVELVAP from the coding sequence ATGTCTAAAGGAGTACTACACCATATAGAGCTCTATGTATCTGACTTAGAGCAATCAACAGAGTTTTGGGGTTGGCTACTAGAAGAGCTAGGGTATGAACTGTTTCAGTCTTGGGAGAGTGGGCGGAGTTGGAAGCTAGGAGAGACCTATCTTGTTTTTGTGCAAACAGAAGAACGATTTTTAGACGTTCCTTACCATAGATGCCGAGTTGGCCTAAATCACTTAGCCTTCCACGGAACTTCTCGCCAGCATATCGATGAGATGACAGAAAAGCTGAAAGAAAGAGGGGTGTCCATTCTGTATACGGATAAACATCCTTATGCTGGAGGAGAAAACTATTACGCTGTCTTCTTTGAAGATCCTGACAGACTGAAAGTTGAACTTGTGGCACCTTGA
- a CDS encoding cupin: protein MMVFSIIEKEGDLITAFESNFHLTRLVKTTSATHISMVSLEPGTKIGFHKAVVPQVLLVIDGEGFVRTDTQDNQPIKKGQAVSWDKDEGHETITETGLAAIVIEAEELNLHY, encoded by the coding sequence ATGATGGTATTTTCAATTATTGAAAAAGAGGGGGATCTCATCACAGCGTTCGAATCAAATTTTCATCTGACACGATTAGTTAAGACCACCAGTGCAACTCATATAAGCATGGTTTCTCTTGAACCAGGGACTAAAATTGGGTTTCATAAGGCGGTTGTCCCCCAGGTTCTTCTTGTGATTGATGGCGAAGGTTTCGTTAGAACTGATACACAAGACAATCAGCCAATTAAGAAGGGACAGGCTGTCAGCTGGGATAAAGATGAGGGCCATGAGACAATTACAGAAACAGGGTTAGCGGCGATAGTAATCGAAGCAGAGGAGTTAAATCTTCATTACTGA
- a CDS encoding esterase: MNAPLHYELRKPSNLEPEKSYPALFVLHGMGSNEQDLLPLVEKLADQFFIFSLRGPIAQPPGFAFFTIEGFGKPHRPIFEQAMTGLESFLDYATTTYPVDTKSVYFMGFSQGAISSISLSLRIPQRIRGVIALSGYIPAFMQENSIGLKTSGPRYFISHGQQDPVLPYQWGEEARDFLVDQGADVSFHSYTDGHFVSEPVYHDFTVWLKDDISKTIE, from the coding sequence ATGAACGCTCCACTTCATTATGAATTACGTAAACCTTCAAACCTTGAGCCCGAGAAGAGTTACCCAGCTCTTTTTGTATTACACGGCATGGGAAGCAATGAACAGGACTTGTTGCCACTTGTAGAAAAATTAGCCGACCAATTTTTCATCTTTAGTTTGCGTGGCCCTATCGCTCAGCCACCTGGTTTTGCATTTTTTACAATTGAAGGTTTTGGAAAACCACATCGCCCTATATTCGAACAAGCTATGACAGGATTAGAGAGCTTTTTAGATTATGCTACTACTACCTATCCGGTCGATACTAAATCCGTTTATTTTATGGGGTTCAGTCAAGGTGCCATCTCTTCTATTTCTCTCAGCTTACGGATTCCACAACGTATACGCGGCGTAATAGCTTTAAGTGGTTATATTCCAGCGTTCATGCAAGAAAATTCAATTGGGTTGAAGACAAGTGGTCCACGTTATTTTATTTCTCATGGTCAGCAAGATCCTGTTTTGCCTTACCAATGGGGTGAAGAAGCGCGTGATTTTTTGGTTGATCAAGGAGCCGACGTGTCCTTTCATTCCTATACTGATGGTCATTTTGTCTCCGAGCCAGTTTATCATGACTTCACGGTCTGGTTAAAAGATGATATATCTAAAACCATTGAGTAG
- a CDS encoding MetQ/NlpA family ABC transporter substrate-binding protein, protein MKKLFALVAILVLFLAACGNTDEAAPAEETQETTETTTLKVASLIPPMTEILELVKPTLAEEGIELEVVVLGDNVQPNAALAAEEVDANFFQHVPYMEEFNRSNDANLVPITPIYFANYGVYSKEFASIDELPDGATVTIANDISNIDRSLSLLAQHGVITLGEKQDNYYTQADITENPKNLVFEEVDLLMLARTYDDADAVLMTPAYASPLGLTPKSDALLTEGTENDFAITLVAREDNKDDEAIQKLAEVMTSDAVREFLEENYDETAIPAFE, encoded by the coding sequence ATGAAGAAATTATTCGCTCTAGTAGCCATCCTTGTCCTGTTTCTAGCAGCATGTGGAAACACTGACGAAGCAGCTCCAGCAGAAGAAACACAAGAAACAACTGAAACAACAACTCTAAAAGTGGCTTCACTCATCCCACCAATGACAGAAATCCTTGAGCTTGTGAAACCAACGCTTGCGGAAGAAGGCATTGAATTAGAAGTGGTTGTCCTTGGTGACAATGTGCAGCCAAATGCAGCACTTGCAGCTGAAGAGGTGGACGCAAACTTCTTCCAACACGTGCCGTACATGGAAGAATTCAACCGTTCAAATGATGCCAACCTTGTCCCGATCACACCAATCTATTTCGCGAACTATGGCGTCTATTCAAAAGAGTTCGCTTCTATCGATGAATTGCCAGATGGTGCAACAGTAACAATTGCCAATGACATTTCAAATATCGACCGTTCATTGTCACTACTTGCACAGCACGGCGTAATCACGCTCGGCGAGAAGCAAGACAATTATTACACACAAGCAGATATCACAGAGAACCCAAAAAACTTAGTGTTCGAAGAAGTGGATCTCTTGATGTTAGCACGCACATATGACGATGCAGATGCAGTCCTCATGACTCCAGCTTATGCATCACCACTAGGCTTAACACCTAAATCAGATGCTCTACTGACAGAAGGTACGGAAAATGATTTCGCTATTACTCTAGTTGCTCGTGAAGACAACAAAGACGACGAAGCGATTCAAAAGCTTGCGGAAGTCATGACGAGCGATGCAGTACGTGAATTCTTAGAAGAAAACTATGACGAGACGGCTATTCCAGCTTTCGAATAA
- a CDS encoding methionine ABC transporter permease, with translation MPDVLVQYQGEIIQSIGETFYMVGVSILFAVLIGLPVGTFLFLCRKGQLLENQAVFSTLNLLVNITRSFPFLLLVVFLIPFTRLIIGTAIGTTAATVPLAIIAIAHYSRLVEQSLLDVPRGVLEAAVSMGASVREIITKFLYVEARSSLVMGLTTSIISFISYSTIMGVVGGGGIGDFAIRYGYQQFKTDLMTYMIIIMVILVQLIQFSGMTLARWLDKR, from the coding sequence ATGCCTGACGTTCTCGTGCAGTATCAAGGAGAAATCATTCAGTCGATCGGCGAGACGTTTTATATGGTCGGTGTCTCGATTCTGTTCGCCGTATTGATCGGACTTCCGGTTGGAACGTTCTTGTTCTTATGTCGGAAAGGCCAGTTGTTGGAGAACCAAGCTGTGTTCTCGACACTGAACTTGCTCGTGAACATCACACGCTCCTTCCCGTTCCTGTTGCTCGTCGTCTTTTTAATTCCGTTCACAAGACTCATTATCGGGACGGCTATCGGAACTACGGCTGCAACAGTGCCCCTTGCTATCATTGCGATTGCGCATTATTCACGGTTAGTGGAACAATCGTTGCTCGACGTGCCACGCGGCGTACTTGAAGCAGCGGTTTCTATGGGCGCTTCGGTGCGAGAAATCATCACCAAGTTCTTGTACGTGGAAGCACGCTCTAGTCTTGTGATGGGGCTCACGACATCCATCATCAGTTTCATCTCGTATTCGACCATCATGGGCGTCGTCGGAGGTGGCGGTATCGGAGACTTTGCGATTCGTTATGGCTATCAGCAATTCAAGACCGACCTCATGACGTATATGATCATCATCATGGTCATCCTCGTGCAGCTCATCCAGTTCAGTGGCATGACGCTTGCGAGATGGCTCGATAAACGCTAA
- a CDS encoding ATP-binding cassette domain-containing protein, with product MIDVQHITKRYGAFIAIDDVTLTIPKGAIYGIIGASGAGKSTLLRMMNLLEKPDTGRVQVGGQDLTALSGKGLREARKSIGMIFQHFHLVANKTVRDNVRVALELARYPKRDQLARVQECLQFVGLHEMADKYPAELSGGQKQRVAIARALATSPSVLLCDEPTSSLDPQTTSEVLAVLQDINERLGITIVIVSHEMEVIKSICTAVTVLENGHIYESFTHEPHGIKAPGSSSAYFVEQLKGAKRDA from the coding sequence ATGATTGATGTGCAGCACATCACAAAGCGCTACGGCGCGTTTATAGCGATAGATGACGTGACCCTCACGATTCCAAAAGGTGCCATCTACGGAATCATCGGAGCTAGTGGTGCCGGAAAGTCGACACTGCTGCGCATGATGAACCTATTGGAAAAGCCGGATACGGGGCGTGTTCAAGTGGGTGGTCAAGACCTCACTGCTCTCTCAGGCAAAGGTCTTCGGGAAGCGCGGAAATCCATCGGGATGATTTTTCAGCATTTTCATCTTGTGGCGAACAAAACAGTAAGAGACAATGTGCGCGTCGCACTAGAGCTTGCTCGTTACCCAAAGCGTGATCAACTCGCGCGTGTTCAGGAATGCTTGCAGTTTGTAGGACTTCACGAGATGGCAGACAAATATCCTGCGGAACTGAGTGGCGGTCAGAAGCAACGCGTAGCGATTGCACGAGCTCTTGCAACGAGCCCGTCTGTGCTGCTTTGCGACGAACCGACCTCCTCTCTCGACCCTCAGACGACTTCAGAAGTGCTTGCCGTTTTACAGGATATCAACGAACGGCTCGGGATCACGATTGTGATTGTCAGTCATGAGATGGAAGTCATCAAAAGTATCTGCACAGCTGTGACCGTCCTTGAGAACGGGCACATATATGAGTCGTTCACACATGAACCACATGGTATCAAAGCACCTGGCAGCTCTTCTGCGTATTTTGTGGAGCAGTTGAAAGGAGCGAAACGCGATGCCTGA
- a CDS encoding FAD-dependent monooxygenase, translating to MSEVIKTDVLIIGAGPAGLMAANEFQKRNVNYICLEKRSGPTQLSKALGIQARSVELLEFLGIHELFLRRGYPGPGMKMHLAGREPSYVELNHIKSRYPYLFILPQNEIEELFIANLAAQDAEVYMEHEVIEVKQSEEGVFVTALHHGVEKRYFAKYALACDGVRSQVRHYLDVPFIGADEGYTFFTSDVEIPGLNEIFINMHLNDRGAVALFPYKDGTYRVVGMDRARQGKNAPKEMPLEALQESLDRILDVPYRVEVPQWIRTFETAHRQVPDYRVGNVFFLGDAAHVNNPLGGQGMNLGLEDASNICWKMDLVLKGYAKDSFLASYNEERYPIAKEVIRDTTLELKAIEQTGVIGKLRNWAGKAVLSQNWVQPLVANYYSHIHHEYHKVKRNKEFKDKRLSRKAIQAGQRVPDQKLFFEGKSTARLYPFVQKHEFVCLIYIDCYERELIDYAQTFKKLVESVYPGMMKVFVVARGGTLHLEEEALPIIYDVHRHLDLGIGMEKGSTLILRPDGHVLFHDLSMDAQVMIDKLGAYFQ from the coding sequence ATGAGTGAAGTCATCAAAACAGACGTACTGATTATCGGAGCAGGGCCAGCAGGGCTGATGGCAGCGAATGAGTTCCAAAAGAGAAACGTGAACTATATCTGCTTAGAAAAACGCTCCGGTCCAACCCAGTTATCTAAAGCACTCGGCATTCAAGCACGGTCTGTCGAGCTATTGGAGTTTTTAGGAATCCACGAACTATTTTTACGAAGAGGGTATCCGGGGCCAGGGATGAAGATGCATTTGGCAGGAAGAGAACCTTCATATGTCGAGTTAAATCATATCAAGAGTCGCTATCCATACCTCTTCATTTTGCCGCAAAATGAGATAGAAGAGTTGTTTATCGCAAACCTTGCTGCACAAGATGCAGAAGTCTATATGGAGCACGAAGTCATCGAGGTGAAGCAGAGTGAAGAAGGCGTCTTTGTGACGGCCTTGCATCATGGTGTTGAAAAACGCTATTTTGCCAAGTATGCACTCGCTTGTGACGGCGTCCGAAGCCAAGTACGTCACTACTTGGATGTTCCCTTTATTGGAGCGGATGAAGGATACACATTCTTCACTTCTGACGTCGAGATTCCAGGGCTGAATGAAATTTTCATCAATATGCATTTGAATGATCGAGGTGCTGTGGCCTTATTCCCATACAAAGACGGTACGTATCGCGTTGTAGGGATGGACCGGGCTCGCCAAGGAAAGAATGCGCCAAAAGAAATGCCACTCGAAGCCTTACAAGAGAGTCTCGATCGTATACTAGATGTTCCGTATCGTGTAGAAGTCCCGCAGTGGATTCGTACATTTGAAACTGCTCACCGCCAAGTGCCCGATTACCGTGTTGGCAACGTGTTTTTCCTAGGCGATGCTGCGCATGTCAACAATCCACTTGGTGGTCAAGGGATGAATCTAGGGCTTGAAGACGCTTCAAATATTTGTTGGAAGATGGATCTCGTGTTGAAGGGGTATGCAAAAGATTCCTTCTTAGCGAGTTACAATGAAGAACGTTATCCGATTGCAAAAGAAGTTATTCGGGATACAACACTTGAATTGAAAGCCATTGAACAGACTGGGGTCATCGGAAAGCTTCGGAACTGGGCAGGAAAAGCCGTACTCAGTCAAAATTGGGTACAGCCACTTGTGGCAAACTACTACTCGCATATTCATCATGAATACCATAAAGTGAAGCGTAACAAAGAGTTTAAAGATAAACGATTGTCACGCAAGGCCATACAAGCTGGACAGCGTGTGCCTGACCAAAAATTGTTCTTTGAAGGCAAATCAACGGCGCGATTGTATCCGTTCGTACAAAAACATGAATTTGTTTGCCTGATTTACATTGACTGCTATGAACGCGAGCTGATTGACTATGCGCAAACCTTCAAGAAACTGGTAGAGTCTGTGTATCCAGGAATGATGAAAGTGTTTGTCGTCGCGCGTGGCGGTACACTCCATTTAGAAGAAGAGGCTTTACCAATCATTTATGATGTCCACCGCCATCTGGATCTTGGTATTGGTATGGAAAAAGGAAGTACACTCATCTTACGCCCAGATGGACATGTCTTGTTCCATGACCTTTCAATGGATGCACAAGTGATGATTGATAAATTAGGTGCTTATTTTCAATAG
- a CDS encoding SpoIIE family protein phosphatase — MVVYIILTVTSSFIALMIAVQAWLYTRIGDSYNNIILAGIFLAIGLFDLFHLLTFPGMPASFFTTPEMSRDFWFIARVTELGMLLLLILQRRQPIQLQNFKGASILVTIFYIVSVVSLIFVLQAVLPEQVETRYYIRIGLFLLAVGHIGVVLWLKFGRKELKLTTFENSFILPIAIYYMFFYLVLLSGAPGHITYIGAHLMKMGALVYLFILLYIQFGEKPYREIERLSSTYERFLNTVGEGIFGVDPQGRLTFINDAASKMLGFRRDELVGRLIHPIIHHTRKNGKPYYMEDSPIYLSLETAEFSFVADDQFWRKDGTSFPIEYFVQPVFEQGINQGVLVTFKDITEPLKLKELERAHQAVQVEIGLAAKVQQDLFESMERTNLPLDMGVVSRAFKELNGDFYTVIPHGEEVIFSVADVSGKGLPAAIQMTMMQFAMEMRESPATMLAKINAFSYTYMEASRFITMFKGRYHQKTRTLCYASAGHEPGILYNRLTATFKELMPTGPILGIIEDATFRERHIQLEEGDILVLFTDGLTERKKNKTDDGEILRQALEEVDLSLPAASLAHSLFERINALEPLPVEDDQTLFVLKV, encoded by the coding sequence TTGGTTGTCTATATCATTTTGACAGTCACAAGCTCCTTTATAGCTTTAATGATAGCTGTACAGGCATGGTTGTATACGCGTATTGGTGATTCCTACAACAATATAATTTTAGCTGGAATTTTCTTGGCAATCGGCCTCTTCGATCTGTTTCATCTACTGACGTTCCCTGGAATGCCAGCATCCTTTTTTACAACTCCTGAGATGTCCAGAGATTTTTGGTTTATTGCTCGAGTCACCGAGCTAGGTATGCTGTTGCTCTTGATTCTGCAACGACGACAACCGATTCAACTGCAAAACTTTAAAGGAGCAAGTATTCTTGTCACGATTTTCTATATTGTGTCAGTTGTTAGTCTCATTTTCGTACTTCAAGCTGTCTTGCCTGAACAGGTTGAGACACGTTACTACATCCGCATTGGACTGTTTCTTTTAGCTGTCGGTCATATTGGTGTAGTACTATGGTTGAAGTTTGGACGAAAAGAACTCAAATTGACGACATTTGAGAATTCGTTCATCTTACCGATTGCCATCTACTATATGTTTTTCTATCTTGTACTCTTATCGGGAGCGCCCGGTCACATTACCTATATCGGGGCACATCTTATGAAAATGGGAGCACTTGTCTATCTATTTATCTTGCTGTATATCCAGTTTGGTGAAAAACCGTACCGTGAGATTGAACGACTTTCTAGCACTTATGAACGCTTCTTAAATACAGTGGGTGAGGGAATTTTTGGAGTGGATCCACAAGGTAGACTGACGTTTATCAATGACGCGGCTTCAAAAATGCTCGGATTTCGTCGAGATGAATTGGTTGGGCGATTAATACATCCGATCATTCATCATACACGAAAGAACGGGAAGCCTTACTATATGGAAGACAGTCCAATTTATTTGTCGCTAGAAACAGCAGAATTTTCTTTTGTCGCTGATGATCAGTTTTGGCGTAAAGATGGAACCTCCTTTCCAATCGAGTACTTTGTCCAACCGGTTTTTGAACAAGGCATCAATCAAGGTGTGCTTGTGACATTTAAAGATATAACAGAGCCTCTTAAATTGAAGGAGCTAGAAAGGGCTCACCAAGCAGTTCAAGTTGAAATTGGACTAGCTGCAAAAGTGCAACAAGACCTTTTCGAATCGATGGAGCGCACAAATTTACCTTTGGATATGGGAGTTGTTAGCCGAGCTTTTAAAGAGCTAAATGGTGATTTTTATACCGTAATCCCTCATGGCGAAGAAGTGATTTTCAGTGTCGCTGATGTTTCAGGTAAAGGATTACCGGCCGCGATTCAAATGACCATGATGCAATTTGCTATGGAAATGCGTGAATCGCCCGCCACTATGTTGGCAAAAATTAATGCTTTCTCCTATACCTATATGGAAGCAAGCCGGTTCATCACGATGTTTAAAGGACGCTACCATCAAAAAACTAGGACGCTCTGTTATGCATCAGCCGGTCATGAACCTGGTATTTTATACAATCGTTTGACAGCTACATTTAAAGAATTGATGCCTACGGGGCCCATTCTCGGGATTATCGAAGATGCCACTTTCAGGGAGCGCCATATTCAACTAGAGGAAGGCGATATTCTTGTGTTGTTCACAGACGGTTTGACGGAACGTAAGAAAAATAAAACAGATGACGGAGAAATTCTACGTCAAGCGCTTGAAGAAGTAGATCTCTCACTTCCAGCTGCCAGTCTCGCTCACTCACTATTTGAGCGAATCAATGCGCTCGAGCCGCTACCCGTAGAAGATGACCAGACCCTCTTCGTCTTGAAAGTATAG
- a CDS encoding HAMP domain-containing sensor histidine kinase: MEFLVADLLLNFLLILTPLYFFQFVISNYNSIGARVFLGLLLGFASILCMLFPMVSGEGFLWDLRWVALFISIVYGGMLSGGITATLIILFRFSLGGFQGALIVVGVALALILIFSFVRRGFLRMPFKRRILASGGLGVIAWGVAVAGIILHFSLNQDLVSLQQIALPVFSTMFILYIVSSVAFIYFSENMLYYSTLKNEALTTEKVNYITEVGELLGTQLTTHIEQAEFYVSELKEKATITDRATLNAIEGELEQLNLALSKYTSGQDSLLTADKKPLAVIAEEVAESLLPYTKQKGVRLTLDVEVPVELEFTYLPMKQVLVNLVKNALDATPKGGQVTLSALIKRNWLFVYVDDNGIGIAQDQLIRLMDLTYGSGNSIAGQGLRVTQQLVRELEGTFSITSEVQKGTTITLKFPI, translated from the coding sequence ATGGAATTTTTGGTTGCGGATTTATTATTAAATTTTTTATTGATCTTAACACCGCTTTATTTTTTTCAATTTGTAATCTCTAATTACAACTCAATTGGTGCTCGTGTATTTCTTGGGTTACTGCTTGGTTTTGCTTCGATTCTCTGCATGCTGTTTCCTATGGTGTCGGGAGAAGGATTCTTATGGGATCTTCGCTGGGTGGCATTGTTCATTTCGATTGTCTATGGAGGGATGTTGAGCGGAGGTATTACGGCAACATTAATAATATTGTTCCGTTTTTCTCTTGGAGGTTTTCAAGGAGCCTTGATTGTAGTTGGAGTTGCGCTTGCGCTCATTTTAATTTTTAGCTTTGTACGTCGTGGATTTTTACGGATGCCTTTCAAACGTCGTATCCTAGCAAGTGGTGGTCTGGGGGTCATTGCATGGGGCGTGGCAGTAGCAGGTATTATTTTGCATTTTTCATTAAACCAAGACTTAGTTTCTCTACAGCAAATTGCATTACCAGTATTTAGTACTATGTTTATACTCTATATTGTCTCAAGTGTTGCATTCATCTATTTCTCAGAGAATATGCTTTATTATTCGACTTTAAAGAACGAGGCATTAACTACTGAAAAGGTGAATTATATCACTGAGGTGGGGGAACTATTAGGGACACAATTAACAACACACATCGAACAGGCAGAATTTTACGTAAGTGAATTGAAGGAAAAAGCAACTATAACTGACCGGGCAACACTGAATGCTATTGAAGGGGAACTTGAACAACTCAACCTGGCCCTTAGCAAGTATACTTCTGGACAAGATAGTTTGTTAACTGCGGATAAAAAGCCGCTTGCTGTCATTGCGGAGGAAGTTGCAGAAAGTCTACTTCCGTATACAAAACAGAAAGGCGTTCGCTTGACGCTAGATGTGGAAGTGCCGGTAGAATTAGAATTTACGTATTTACCGATGAAGCAGGTATTGGTGAACCTTGTAAAAAATGCATTAGATGCTACACCTAAAGGTGGACAAGTGACCCTGTCGGCTCTGATTAAACGAAATTGGCTGTTCGTTTATGTGGATGATAACGGTATTGGAATTGCGCAAGATCAATTGATTAGACTGATGGATCTAACGTATGGCTCTGGGAATTCAATCGCTGGACAAGGTCTTCGTGTGACCCAGCAATTAGTCCGCGAGCTTGAAGGGACATTTTCTATCACAAGTGAAGTACAAAAAGGGACGACAATCACTCTCAAGTTCCCTATTTAA